The following are from one region of the Streptomyces fradiae genome:
- a CDS encoding phosphoribosyltransferase: MTEVRENLTYEGFGRAIRELAQTIADDGYEPDIVLSIARGGVFVAGGLAYALDCKNIHLVNVEFYTGVGTTLEMPVMLAPVPNAIDFSDKKVLIADDVADTGKTLKLVHDFCVDHVAEVRSAVIYEKSHSLVKCEYVWKKTDDWINFPWSVEPPVVKREGQILDA, translated from the coding sequence ATGACTGAAGTACGCGAGAACCTGACCTACGAGGGCTTCGGGCGGGCGATCCGCGAACTCGCCCAGACGATCGCCGACGACGGCTACGAGCCCGACATCGTGCTCTCCATCGCCCGCGGCGGAGTCTTCGTGGCCGGCGGACTCGCCTACGCCCTCGACTGCAAGAACATCCACCTCGTCAACGTGGAGTTCTACACCGGCGTCGGGACCACTCTGGAAATGCCGGTCATGCTGGCACCCGTACCCAACGCGATCGACTTCTCCGACAAGAAGGTCCTGATCGCCGACGACGTCGCCGACACCGGCAAGACCCTCAAGCTCGTGCACGACTTCTGCGTCGACCACGTCGCCGAGGTCCGCTCCGCCGTCATCTACGAGAAGTCGCACTCCCTCGTGAAGTGCGAGTACGTGTGGAAGAAGACCGACGACTGGATCAACTTCCCCTGGTCCGTCGAGCCGCCCGTCGTCAAGCGCGAAGGGCAGATCCTCGACGCCTGA
- a CDS encoding Yip1 family protein, translating into MAGFRNGRGRANNPPQQQPQQQAPYGYNAPPPGYPQQQRPQQQQYPQQQQWGQRQGGGRAAHGEPEYFGDPYAPQQQHPQQNYAANNPGHTQVFSVHDDPYGQGAPYEAAPAPVPTGPRLPWKALLSGIVLRPADTFMRMRDHAVWGPALIVTFLYGLLALFGFDQAREDAINATLSTAIPYVLLTGVGFVVGGLVLGAVTHTLARQLGGDGSWQPTVGLSMLIMSITDAPRLVFALFLGGENGLVQIVGWLSWLAAGALLTIMVSRSHDLPWPKALGASAIQLVALLSLIKLGTL; encoded by the coding sequence GTGGCTGGATTCAGGAACGGACGCGGCCGGGCCAACAACCCCCCGCAGCAACAACCGCAGCAGCAGGCGCCGTACGGGTACAACGCGCCCCCGCCGGGCTACCCGCAACAGCAGCGCCCGCAGCAGCAGCAGTATCCGCAGCAACAGCAGTGGGGACAGCGGCAGGGCGGCGGCCGGGCGGCGCACGGGGAGCCGGAGTACTTCGGCGACCCCTACGCCCCGCAGCAGCAGCACCCGCAGCAGAACTACGCGGCCAACAACCCGGGCCACACCCAGGTGTTCAGCGTCCACGACGACCCGTACGGCCAGGGCGCCCCGTACGAGGCCGCCCCCGCCCCCGTACCGACGGGCCCGCGGCTGCCCTGGAAGGCCCTGCTCAGCGGCATCGTGCTGCGCCCGGCGGACACCTTCATGCGGATGCGGGACCACGCGGTGTGGGGCCCGGCGCTGATCGTCACGTTCCTCTACGGCCTGCTGGCCCTGTTCGGCTTCGACCAGGCCCGCGAGGACGCGATCAACGCGACGCTCTCGACGGCGATCCCGTACGTCCTGCTGACCGGCGTCGGCTTCGTCGTCGGCGGCCTGGTCCTCGGCGCCGTCACCCACACGCTCGCCCGCCAGCTCGGCGGCGACGGCAGCTGGCAGCCGACGGTCGGCCTGTCCATGCTGATCATGTCGATCACGGACGCGCCCCGCCTGGTCTTCGCGCTCTTCCTGGGCGGCGAGAACGGCCTGGTCCAGATCGTCGGCTGGCTGAGCTGGCTGGCGGCCGGCGCGCTCCTCACGATCATGGTGAGCCGCTCCCACGACCTGCCGTGGCCGAAGGCGCTGGGCGCGTCGGCGATCCAGCTGGTGGCGCTGCTGAGCCTGATCAAGCTGGGCACGCTGTAG
- the dcd gene encoding dCTP deaminase, producing the protein MLLSDKDIRAEIDAGRVRIDPYDESMVQPSSIDVRLDRFFRVFENHRYPHIDPAVEQLDLTREVEPEGDEAFILHPGEFVLASTYEVITLPDDIASRLEGKSSLGRLGLVTHSTAGFIDPGFSGHVTLELSNLATLPIKLWPGMKIGQLCMFRLSSPAEFPYGSERYGSRYQGQRGPTASRSYMNFHRTQV; encoded by the coding sequence GTGCTTCTCTCAGACAAGGACATCCGGGCCGAGATCGACGCCGGACGGGTTCGCATCGACCCGTACGACGAATCCATGGTGCAGCCCTCGAGCATCGACGTGCGGCTTGACCGCTTCTTCCGGGTGTTCGAGAACCACCGCTACCCCCACATCGACCCCGCCGTCGAGCAGCTCGACCTGACGCGTGAGGTCGAGCCGGAGGGGGACGAGGCGTTCATCCTGCATCCGGGCGAGTTCGTGCTCGCCTCGACCTACGAGGTCATCACCCTGCCGGACGACATCGCCTCGCGACTGGAAGGGAAGAGCTCCCTCGGGCGGCTCGGCCTGGTCACGCACTCCACCGCCGGGTTCATCGACCCCGGGTTCTCCGGGCACGTGACCCTGGAGCTGTCGAACCTCGCGACCCTGCCGATCAAGCTCTGGCCGGGCATGAAGATCGGCCAGCTGTGCATGTTCCGGCTCAGCTCGCCCGCCGAGTTCCCGTACGGGAGCGAGCGCTACGGCTCCCGGTACCAGGGCCAGCGGGGGCCGACCGCCTCCCGCTCGTACATGAACTTCCATCGGACCCAGGTGTGA